A genomic window from Macaca mulatta isolate MMU2019108-1 chromosome 19, T2T-MMU8v2.0, whole genome shotgun sequence includes:
- the SPC24 gene encoding kinetochore protein Spc24 isoform X4 has product MAAFRDIEEVSQGLLSLLGANRAEAQQRRLLGRHEQVVERLLETQDGAEQQLREILTMEKEVAQNLLNAKEQVHQGGVELQQLETGLQEAGEEDAHLKASLLQLTRELEELKEIEADLERQEKEVDEDTTVTIPSAVYVAQLYHQISWPLFIQGLCLSATVCPDSARHQRDKTQVTWLSSHC; this is encoded by the exons ATGGCCGCCTTCCGCGACATAGAGGAGGTGAGCCAGGGGTTGCTCAGCCTGCTGGGCGCCAACCGCGCCGAGGCGCAGCAGAGACGGCTGCTGGGGCGCCACGAGCAGGTGGTGGAGCGGCTGCTGGAGACGCAAGACGGTGCCGAGCAGCAGCTGCGAG AGATCCTCACCATGGAAAAGGAAGTGGCCCAGAACCTTCTCAACGCAAAAGAGCAGGTGCACCAGGGAGGCGTGGAGCTGCAGCAGCTGGAAACCGGGCTTCAGGAGGCCGGGGAGGAGGACGCCCATCTGAAGGCCAGCCTCCT TCAGCTCACCAGAGAGCTGGAAGAGCTCAAGGAGATCGAGGCAGATCTGGAGCGACAGGAGAAGGAGGTCGACGAGGACACGACAGTCACAATCCCCTCGGCCGT ATACGTGGCTCAACTTTACCACCAAATTA GCTGGCCCTTATTCATTCAGGGGTTATGTTTGAGTGCCACGGTGTGCCCAGACTCTGCTAGGCACCAGAGAGACAAGACACAAGTGACATGGCTCTCCTCCCACTGCTGA
- the SPC24 gene encoding kinetochore protein Spc24 isoform X5 — protein MAAFRDIEEVSQGLLSLLGANRAEAQQRRLLGRHEQVVERLLETQDGAEQQLREILTMEKEVAQNLLNAKEQVHQGGVELQQLETGLQEAGEEDAHLKASLLQLTRELEELKEIEADLERQEKEVDEDTTVTIPSAVYVAQLYHQISKIEWDYECEPGMIKGRVMFECHGVPRLC, from the exons ATGGCCGCCTTCCGCGACATAGAGGAGGTGAGCCAGGGGTTGCTCAGCCTGCTGGGCGCCAACCGCGCCGAGGCGCAGCAGAGACGGCTGCTGGGGCGCCACGAGCAGGTGGTGGAGCGGCTGCTGGAGACGCAAGACGGTGCCGAGCAGCAGCTGCGAG AGATCCTCACCATGGAAAAGGAAGTGGCCCAGAACCTTCTCAACGCAAAAGAGCAGGTGCACCAGGGAGGCGTGGAGCTGCAGCAGCTGGAAACCGGGCTTCAGGAGGCCGGGGAGGAGGACGCCCATCTGAAGGCCAGCCTCCT TCAGCTCACCAGAGAGCTGGAAGAGCTCAAGGAGATCGAGGCAGATCTGGAGCGACAGGAGAAGGAGGTCGACGAGGACACGACAGTCACAATCCCCTCGGCCGT ATACGTGGCTCAACTTTACCACCAAATTAGTAAAATTGAGTGGGATTATGAGTGTGAACCAGGGATGATCAAAGGCA GGGTTATGTTTGAGTGCCACGGTGTGCCCAGACTCTGCTAG
- the SPC24 gene encoding kinetochore protein Spc24 isoform X8, with translation MAAFRDIEEVSQGLLSLLGANRAEAQQRRLLGRHEQVVERLLETQDGAEQQLREILTMEKEVAQNLLNAKEQVHQGGVELQQLETGLQEAGEEDAHLKASLLQLTRELEELKEIEADLERQEKEVDEDTTVTIPSAVGYV, from the exons ATGGCCGCCTTCCGCGACATAGAGGAGGTGAGCCAGGGGTTGCTCAGCCTGCTGGGCGCCAACCGCGCCGAGGCGCAGCAGAGACGGCTGCTGGGGCGCCACGAGCAGGTGGTGGAGCGGCTGCTGGAGACGCAAGACGGTGCCGAGCAGCAGCTGCGAG AGATCCTCACCATGGAAAAGGAAGTGGCCCAGAACCTTCTCAACGCAAAAGAGCAGGTGCACCAGGGAGGCGTGGAGCTGCAGCAGCTGGAAACCGGGCTTCAGGAGGCCGGGGAGGAGGACGCCCATCTGAAGGCCAGCCTCCT TCAGCTCACCAGAGAGCTGGAAGAGCTCAAGGAGATCGAGGCAGATCTGGAGCGACAGGAGAAGGAGGTCGACGAGGACACGACAGTCACAATCCCCTCGGCCGT GGGTTATGTTTGA
- the SPC24 gene encoding kinetochore protein Spc24 isoform X7: MAAFRDIEEVSQGLLSLLGANRAEAQQRRLLGRHEQVVERLLETQDGAEQQLREILTMEKEVAQNLLNAKEQVHQGGVELQQLETGLQEAGEEDAHLKASLLQLTRELEELKEIEADLERQEKEVDEDTTVTIPSAVYVAQLYHQLLEWPQLSNQRESTYPCQACSFTSVARWDR, from the exons ATGGCCGCCTTCCGCGACATAGAGGAGGTGAGCCAGGGGTTGCTCAGCCTGCTGGGCGCCAACCGCGCCGAGGCGCAGCAGAGACGGCTGCTGGGGCGCCACGAGCAGGTGGTGGAGCGGCTGCTGGAGACGCAAGACGGTGCCGAGCAGCAGCTGCGAG AGATCCTCACCATGGAAAAGGAAGTGGCCCAGAACCTTCTCAACGCAAAAGAGCAGGTGCACCAGGGAGGCGTGGAGCTGCAGCAGCTGGAAACCGGGCTTCAGGAGGCCGGGGAGGAGGACGCCCATCTGAAGGCCAGCCTCCT TCAGCTCACCAGAGAGCTGGAAGAGCTCAAGGAGATCGAGGCAGATCTGGAGCGACAGGAGAAGGAGGTCGACGAGGACACGACAGTCACAATCCCCTCGGCCGT ATACGTGGCTCAACTTTACCA TCAGCTCCTAGAGTGGCCTCAGCTCAGTAACCAACGGGAGTCGACTTATCCATGCCAGGCCTGCAGTTTCACATCTGTGGCAAGATGGGACAGATGA
- the SPC24 gene encoding kinetochore protein Spc24 isoform X6, translating into MAAFRDIEEVSQGLLSLLGANRAEAQQRRLLGRHEQVVERLLETQDGAEQQLREILTMEKEVAQNLLNAKEQVHQGGVELQQLETGLQEAGEEDAHLKASLLQLTRELEELKEIEADLERQEKEVDEDTTVTIPSAVYVAQLYHQISKIEWDYECEPGMIKGTPRVASAQ; encoded by the exons ATGGCCGCCTTCCGCGACATAGAGGAGGTGAGCCAGGGGTTGCTCAGCCTGCTGGGCGCCAACCGCGCCGAGGCGCAGCAGAGACGGCTGCTGGGGCGCCACGAGCAGGTGGTGGAGCGGCTGCTGGAGACGCAAGACGGTGCCGAGCAGCAGCTGCGAG AGATCCTCACCATGGAAAAGGAAGTGGCCCAGAACCTTCTCAACGCAAAAGAGCAGGTGCACCAGGGAGGCGTGGAGCTGCAGCAGCTGGAAACCGGGCTTCAGGAGGCCGGGGAGGAGGACGCCCATCTGAAGGCCAGCCTCCT TCAGCTCACCAGAGAGCTGGAAGAGCTCAAGGAGATCGAGGCAGATCTGGAGCGACAGGAGAAGGAGGTCGACGAGGACACGACAGTCACAATCCCCTCGGCCGT ATACGTGGCTCAACTTTACCACCAAATTAGTAAAATTGAGTGGGATTATGAGTGTGAACCAGGGATGATCAAAGGCA CTCCTAGAGTGGCCTCAGCTCAGTAA
- the SPC24 gene encoding kinetochore protein Spc24 isoform X9: MAAFRDIEEVSQGLLSLLGANRAEAQQRRLLGRHEQVVERLLETQDGAEQQLREILTMEKEVAQNLLNAKEQVHQGGVELQQLETGLQEAGEEDAHLKASLLQLTRELEELKEIEADLERQEKEVDEDTTVTIPSAVS; the protein is encoded by the exons ATGGCCGCCTTCCGCGACATAGAGGAGGTGAGCCAGGGGTTGCTCAGCCTGCTGGGCGCCAACCGCGCCGAGGCGCAGCAGAGACGGCTGCTGGGGCGCCACGAGCAGGTGGTGGAGCGGCTGCTGGAGACGCAAGACGGTGCCGAGCAGCAGCTGCGAG AGATCCTCACCATGGAAAAGGAAGTGGCCCAGAACCTTCTCAACGCAAAAGAGCAGGTGCACCAGGGAGGCGTGGAGCTGCAGCAGCTGGAAACCGGGCTTCAGGAGGCCGGGGAGGAGGACGCCCATCTGAAGGCCAGCCTCCT TCAGCTCACCAGAGAGCTGGAAGAGCTCAAGGAGATCGAGGCAGATCTGGAGCGACAGGAGAAGGAGGTCGACGAGGACACGACAGTCACAATCCCCTCGGCCGT CTCCTAG
- the SPC24 gene encoding kinetochore protein Spc24 isoform X3 — MAAFRDIEEVSQGLLSLLGANRAEAQQRRLLGRHEQVVERLLETQDGAEQQLREILTMEKEVAQNLLNAKEQVHQGGVELQQLETGLQEAGEEDAHLKASLLQLTRELEELKEIEADLERQEKEVDEDTTVTIPSAVYVAQLYHQISKIEWDYECEPGMIKGIHHGPSVAQPIHLDSTQLSRKFISDYLWSLVDTEW, encoded by the exons ATGGCCGCCTTCCGCGACATAGAGGAGGTGAGCCAGGGGTTGCTCAGCCTGCTGGGCGCCAACCGCGCCGAGGCGCAGCAGAGACGGCTGCTGGGGCGCCACGAGCAGGTGGTGGAGCGGCTGCTGGAGACGCAAGACGGTGCCGAGCAGCAGCTGCGAG AGATCCTCACCATGGAAAAGGAAGTGGCCCAGAACCTTCTCAACGCAAAAGAGCAGGTGCACCAGGGAGGCGTGGAGCTGCAGCAGCTGGAAACCGGGCTTCAGGAGGCCGGGGAGGAGGACGCCCATCTGAAGGCCAGCCTCCT TCAGCTCACCAGAGAGCTGGAAGAGCTCAAGGAGATCGAGGCAGATCTGGAGCGACAGGAGAAGGAGGTCGACGAGGACACGACAGTCACAATCCCCTCGGCCGT ATACGTGGCTCAACTTTACCACCAAATTAGTAAAATTGAGTGGGATTATGAGTGTGAACCAGGGATGATCAAAGGCA TCCATCATGGCCCCAGTGTGGCCCAGCCCATTCACCTGGACAGCACCCAGCTCTCCAGGAAATTCATCAGCGACTACCTCTGGAGCCTGGTGGACACCGAGTGGTAG
- the SPC24 gene encoding kinetochore protein Spc24 (The RefSeq protein has 1 substitution compared to this genomic sequence), with protein MAAFRDIEEVSQGLLSLLGANRAEAQQRRLLGRHEQVVERLLETQDGAEQQLREILTMEKEVAQNLLNAKEQADLERQEKEVDEDTTVTIPSAVYVAQLYHQISKIEWDYECEPGMIKGIHHGPSVAQPIHLDSTQLSRKFISDYLWSMVDTEW; from the exons ATGGCCGCCTTCCGCGACATAGAGGAGGTGAGCCAGGGGTTGCTCAGCCTGCTGGGCGCCAACCGCGCCGAGGCGCAGCAGAGACGGCTGCTGGGGCGCCACGAGCAGGTGGTGGAGCGGCTGCTGGAGACGCAAGACGGTGCCGAGCAGCAGCTGCGAG AGATCCTCACCATGGAAAAGGAAGTGGCCCAGAACCTTCTCAACGCAAAAGAGCAG GCAGATCTGGAGCGACAGGAGAAGGAGGTCGACGAGGACACGACAGTCACAATCCCCTCGGCCGT ATACGTGGCTCAACTTTACCACCAAATTAGTAAAATTGAGTGGGATTATGAGTGTGAACCAGGGATGATCAAAGGCA TCCATCATGGCCCCAGTGTGGCCCAGCCCATTCACCTGGACAGCACCCAGCTCTCCAGGAAATTCATCAGCGACTACCTCTGGAGCCTGGTGGACACCGAGTGGTAG
- the SPC24 gene encoding kinetochore protein Spc24 isoform X2 produces the protein MAAFRDIEEVSQGLLSLLGANRAEAQQRRLLGRHEQVVERLLETQDGAEQQLREILTMEKEVAQNLLNAKEQVHQGGVELQQLETGLQEAGEEDAHLKASLLYPFLLGLTRELEELKEIEADLERQEKEVDEDTTVTIPSAVYVAQLYHQISKIEWDYECEPGMIKGIHHGPSVAQPIHLDSTQLSRKFISDYLWSLVDTEW, from the exons ATGGCCGCCTTCCGCGACATAGAGGAGGTGAGCCAGGGGTTGCTCAGCCTGCTGGGCGCCAACCGCGCCGAGGCGCAGCAGAGACGGCTGCTGGGGCGCCACGAGCAGGTGGTGGAGCGGCTGCTGGAGACGCAAGACGGTGCCGAGCAGCAGCTGCGAG AGATCCTCACCATGGAAAAGGAAGTGGCCCAGAACCTTCTCAACGCAAAAGAGCAGGTGCACCAGGGAGGCGTGGAGCTGCAGCAGCTGGAAACCGGGCTTCAGGAGGCCGGGGAGGAGGACGCCCATCTGAAGGCCAGCCTCCTATATCCTTTTCTGCTAGGG CTCACCAGAGAGCTGGAAGAGCTCAAGGAGATCGAGGCAGATCTGGAGCGACAGGAGAAGGAGGTCGACGAGGACACGACAGTCACAATCCCCTCGGCCGT ATACGTGGCTCAACTTTACCACCAAATTAGTAAAATTGAGTGGGATTATGAGTGTGAACCAGGGATGATCAAAGGCA TCCATCATGGCCCCAGTGTGGCCCAGCCCATTCACCTGGACAGCACCCAGCTCTCCAGGAAATTCATCAGCGACTACCTCTGGAGCCTGGTGGACACCGAGTGGTAG
- the SPC24 gene encoding kinetochore protein Spc24 isoform X1, whose amino-acid sequence MAAFRDIEEVSQGLLSLLGANRAEAQQRRLLGRHEQVVERLLETQDGAEQQLRGLQTRRGMFLASGGGEPPSLCSPWGRTDPGEPASLHPAEILTMEKEVAQNLLNAKEQVHQGGVELQQLETGLQEAGEEDAHLKASLLQLTRELEELKEIEADLERQEKEVDEDTTVTIPSAVYVAQLYHQISKIEWDYECEPGMIKGIHHGPSVAQPIHLDSTQLSRKFISDYLWSLVDTEW is encoded by the exons ATGGCCGCCTTCCGCGACATAGAGGAGGTGAGCCAGGGGTTGCTCAGCCTGCTGGGCGCCAACCGCGCCGAGGCGCAGCAGAGACGGCTGCTGGGGCGCCACGAGCAGGTGGTGGAGCGGCTGCTGGAGACGCAAGACGGTGCCGAGCAGCAGCTGCGAG GGCTGCAGACAAGAAGGGGCATGTTTCTTGCCAGTGGAGGTGGTGAACCACCTTCTCTCTGCTCTCCTTGGGGAAGGACAGACCCTGGGGAGCCTGCTTCTCTCCACCCTGCAGAGATCCTCACCATGGAAAAGGAAGTGGCCCAGAACCTTCTCAACGCAAAAGAGCAGGTGCACCAGGGAGGCGTGGAGCTGCAGCAGCTGGAAACCGGGCTTCAGGAGGCCGGGGAGGAGGACGCCCATCTGAAGGCCAGCCTCCT TCAGCTCACCAGAGAGCTGGAAGAGCTCAAGGAGATCGAGGCAGATCTGGAGCGACAGGAGAAGGAGGTCGACGAGGACACGACAGTCACAATCCCCTCGGCCGT ATACGTGGCTCAACTTTACCACCAAATTAGTAAAATTGAGTGGGATTATGAGTGTGAACCAGGGATGATCAAAGGCA TCCATCATGGCCCCAGTGTGGCCCAGCCCATTCACCTGGACAGCACCCAGCTCTCCAGGAAATTCATCAGCGACTACCTCTGGAGCCTGGTGGACACCGAGTGGTAG